One genomic region from Chlamydia poikilotherma encodes:
- a CDS encoding autotransporter domain-containing protein produces MRPSLYKILISSTLTIPLSFHFSQLHAEVALTQESILDANGAFSPQSTSTAGGTTYNVEEDISIVDAGQTAALASAAFVQTADNLTFKGNGHSLSIENVNSGANPGGINVSTADKVLTLTDFSKLSFTKCPEATVNTGKGAVNSGGALNLANNASILFDQNHSAEDGGAISCKAFSLTGSSKEISFTTNTSAKKGGAIAAKGVTNISDNQGNIVFSGNTAINSGGAVYTEGNTTIAENSSVVFNNNAVTGTGDGCGGAIHCSKTGSSPTLTIRDNKVLIFKENTSAAKGGAIYADKLYLTSGGPTLFTSNKATHATPKGGAIGIAANGECSITAEHGDITFENNLAATANNATVKRNAINIEGNGKFVNLRAASGKTITFYDPVVVEGAAADLLTLNKAEGDKVYNGRIIFSGEKHTEAEAAVADNLKTIFTQPITLAAGELILRNGVEVEAKTVLQTAGSQILMDTGTKLSAKTEDVTLTNLAINPNSLDGTNLAVVAAVANTKNVTLSGAIGVIDPTGKFYEDHKLNETLSLQGIQLSAKGAVTTTNVPSATVGVPEHHYGYQGNWSVAWVKDATSDPKTQTAVFKWTKTGYIPNPERRAPLVLNSLWGSFMDVRSIQDVVERSVDSILETRRGLWVSGVGNFFHKDQSAANRKFRHISSGYVLGATTNTSKEDTLSVAFCQLFGKDKDYLVAQNAANIYAGSIYYQHVSKFDDLTRLFNGPNTCCSGFSKEIPIFLDAQVTYCHSGNTMTTTYTDYPEVKGSWGNDTVGVALSTSVPIPIFSSSFFDSYAPFAKLQVVYAHQEDFKEPTREGRTFESSDLLNVSVPIGIKFEKLVYGERTAYDLTLMYVPDVYRHNPSCMTGLAINDVTWLTTATNLARQAFIVRAGNHIALTSGFEMFSQFGFELRSSSRNYNVDLGAKVSF; encoded by the coding sequence ATGAGGCCTTCTTTATATAAGATTTTAATATCGTCAACCCTGACGATACCATTATCTTTTCACTTTTCGCAATTGCATGCGGAAGTGGCTTTAACTCAAGAATCTATTCTCGATGCAAATGGAGCATTCAGTCCGCAATCTACAAGCACTGCGGGAGGAACTACTTATAACGTTGAGGAGGATATTTCTATTGTAGATGCAGGACAAACAGCAGCTCTTGCTTCCGCTGCTTTTGTTCAAACTGCCGACAATCTAACTTTCAAAGGAAACGGACATAGCCTATCCATAGAAAACGTAAACTCCGGAGCCAACCCTGGAGGGATTAACGTTTCTACCGCAGATAAAGTTCTTACTCTAACAGATTTCTCTAAACTAAGTTTCACAAAATGCCCAGAAGCTACAGTAAACACTGGAAAAGGAGCTGTTAATTCTGGAGGAGCATTAAACTTAGCAAATAATGCTAGTATTCTTTTTGATCAGAACCATTCCGCTGAAGATGGTGGAGCCATTTCTTGCAAAGCTTTCTCTCTAACCGGCTCGAGCAAAGAAATTAGCTTCACCACCAACACGAGTGCGAAAAAAGGTGGTGCGATTGCTGCTAAAGGAGTGACTAACATCTCAGACAACCAAGGAAATATCGTATTTTCTGGAAATACTGCTATTAATTCTGGAGGAGCAGTATATACAGAAGGCAATACGACTATTGCAGAAAACAGCTCTGTTGTTTTTAACAACAATGCCGTTACTGGAACAGGAGATGGTTGCGGTGGTGCTATCCATTGTAGCAAAACAGGTTCGTCACCGACCCTTACTATAAGAGATAACAAAGTCTTGATTTTTAAGGAAAATACTTCTGCAGCGAAAGGTGGAGCTATTTATGCGGATAAGCTCTATCTAACTTCTGGTGGACCTACGTTATTTACGAGTAACAAAGCCACCCATGCCACGCCTAAGGGAGGAGCTATTGGTATTGCTGCTAACGGAGAATGTAGTATAACAGCTGAACATGGCGATATTACCTTTGAAAATAATCTCGCCGCTACAGCAAATAATGCTACGGTAAAAAGAAACGCAATTAACATTGAGGGCAATGGAAAATTCGTAAATCTACGTGCTGCTTCTGGGAAAACTATTACCTTCTATGATCCTGTAGTTGTTGAGGGTGCTGCGGCAGATCTTCTTACTTTAAACAAAGCTGAAGGAGATAAAGTCTACAATGGTAGAATTATCTTTTCTGGAGAAAAGCATACTGAAGCAGAAGCTGCTGTTGCCGACAACTTAAAGACTATATTCACACAGCCTATTACATTAGCAGCTGGTGAGCTTATCTTAAGAAACGGTGTTGAAGTAGAAGCAAAAACTGTTTTGCAAACAGCAGGTTCTCAAATTCTGATGGATACAGGAACAAAGCTGTCCGCGAAAACAGAAGATGTTACTTTAACAAACTTAGCTATCAATCCAAATTCTTTAGATGGGACAAACTTAGCTGTAGTTGCTGCTGTTGCAAATACTAAAAATGTAACTTTATCAGGAGCTATTGGTGTTATAGATCCTACCGGAAAGTTTTATGAAGATCATAAGCTAAATGAAACGCTATCTCTTCAAGGAATACAACTTTCTGCGAAAGGAGCTGTAACAACAACCAACGTACCTAGTGCAACTGTAGGTGTTCCCGAACATCATTACGGTTATCAAGGAAATTGGTCTGTCGCTTGGGTAAAAGATGCTACATCTGATCCCAAAACACAAACAGCAGTTTTTAAATGGACTAAAACAGGATACATTCCAAATCCTGAACGTCGTGCTCCCTTAGTATTGAATAGTCTTTGGGGATCCTTCATGGATGTACGTTCTATTCAAGATGTAGTGGAGCGTAGTGTAGATAGCATATTAGAGACACGTCGCGGTCTTTGGGTTTCTGGAGTGGGAAATTTCTTCCATAAAGATCAAAGCGCGGCAAACCGCAAATTCCGTCATATCAGCTCTGGATATGTACTAGGCGCAACAACAAACACCTCTAAGGAAGATACACTTAGCGTAGCTTTCTGTCAGCTATTTGGAAAAGATAAGGACTACCTTGTTGCACAAAATGCTGCGAATATCTATGCAGGATCTATCTATTATCAACATGTAAGTAAGTTTGATGATCTAACAAGATTATTTAACGGACCCAACACTTGTTGTTCAGGATTCTCTAAAGAAATCCCTATTTTCTTAGACGCTCAAGTTACTTATTGTCACTCCGGCAATACTATGACAACTACCTATACAGACTATCCTGAAGTTAAAGGCTCTTGGGGTAATGATACTGTTGGTGTAGCGTTATCTACTAGCGTGCCTATCCCCATATTTAGTTCGTCTTTCTTTGATAGCTATGCACCATTTGCAAAATTGCAAGTTGTCTATGCTCATCAGGAAGATTTCAAAGAACCTACAAGAGAAGGCCGTACCTTTGAAAGTAGTGATCTTCTCAATGTTTCCGTACCTATCGGTATAAAGTTTGAGAAGCTCGTCTATGGAGAAAGAACAGCTTATGATCTTACATTAATGTATGTACCTGATGTGTATCGTCATAACCCAAGCTGCATGACAGGATTAGCTATTAATGACGTTACTTGGTTAACAACAGCTACGAATCTTGCTAGACAAGCTTTCATAGTTCGTGCAGGTAACCATATCGCCTTAACATCTGGATTTGAGATGTTCAGTCAATTTGGTTTCGAATTACGAAGCTCTTCAAGAAATTATAATGTAGATCTTGGAGCTAAAGTCTCTTTCTAA
- a CDS encoding polymorphic outer membrane protein middle domain-containing protein — MNVDGGSAIIENNTGTCTFSNNNAKDQGGAVSVTGNFDITGNTTVVFSENKASIVPVADPALKKDASQTPTTGTGGAIHCLAAAVSNGKSPEKVVNPTGGALPSIRAASSSADSVSVAKEGEPAADPCVTISGNTTVTFDSNSSTISGGAIHTKKLVLSSDGDITFSNNSSGKGGAIFIADGGDISITAATGSITFQGNKVTAADTITLPEKSKGQAEAGKNVGAFVTFANKAQVDAKADQKQSQTPTTPTHNAIHLGNEATISQLRSGTGQTIFFYDPITTTKPAAAKTPLKINAPDTQVPGAKEGVAEEAPKQATYNGTVVFSGEKLSAEDAKNPLNAMSVINTDVSLEGGTLVLKSGAGILVDSFVQKDGSLIIMDGGTSIITNVPATSKPNSKAPVIKPSSNSVPVVNILSRSTNPKILSELVASSLMNFKQKGLSASVVSGSQVTNPDGSITITNLAVNLDSLSGGKVITLTATGTGNVSITGDLKFQDSSQNFYDNPMLNKNFSANILDISTGPGGKVDTTGFNMIPQGSTNSNSGYQGKWEVSEIKDPTTGKVSFELKWISTGYTPTPDRRATLVPNSLWCSAIDIRAIQQLVEVSTEGENFHKGIWISGISNFFHRDSMKIQKGFRHISSGYVVGASTQPITDKVIDIAFCQMFGKSKDYHLAKTKSHIYAASIHTKREKLINHYKLANKKGSILTKLPEQIPVIFDAQLSYSLSHNSMTTKHTPNPSSRGKWNNHCVAGELGSYLPIVIDNPFIKEFSPFMKLHVVFVQQEDFKETKGNDANRNFQSAHFVNISLPIGMKFEKTNKYNFYNISLIYQPDIYRDAPKSKVFLPSIDTGWSTGATNLARQALIIDGCNHHYLTESFEVFCHGAFELRGSSRNYNLDLGGRYKF; from the coding sequence ATTAATGTTGACGGTGGTTCAGCCATAATAGAAAATAATACCGGAACATGCACCTTCTCAAACAACAACGCCAAAGATCAAGGCGGCGCTGTATCCGTTACTGGAAATTTTGATATTACTGGAAATACAACAGTCGTCTTTTCTGAAAACAAAGCCTCTATAGTCCCTGTAGCAGATCCAGCTTTAAAAAAAGATGCAAGTCAAACACCAACTACAGGTACTGGCGGAGCTATCCACTGTTTAGCAGCTGCTGTTTCAAATGGTAAATCTCCAGAAAAGGTTGTTAATCCTACGGGAGGAGCTCTTCCTTCGATAAGAGCTGCATCATCTTCAGCAGATAGCGTTTCTGTAGCGAAAGAAGGAGAACCTGCTGCTGATCCATGTGTAACCATCTCAGGAAATACTACAGTTACATTTGATAGTAACTCCTCTACTATTAGCGGCGGAGCTATTCATACTAAGAAATTAGTTCTATCTTCTGATGGAGATATCACCTTCTCCAACAACTCCTCAGGAAAAGGTGGAGCTATTTTCATTGCTGATGGTGGTGACATCAGCATTACTGCTGCTACAGGATCAATTACTTTCCAAGGGAATAAGGTTACAGCAGCTGATACCATTACTCTTCCAGAAAAATCAAAAGGACAAGCTGAAGCTGGAAAAAATGTAGGCGCGTTTGTTACTTTTGCTAATAAGGCTCAAGTAGATGCTAAAGCAGATCAAAAGCAATCCCAAACTCCTACAACACCAACTCATAATGCCATTCATTTAGGTAATGAAGCGACAATTTCACAATTACGCTCTGGAACTGGGCAAACGATTTTCTTCTATGATCCTATTACAACTACAAAACCAGCAGCTGCTAAAACTCCTCTAAAAATCAATGCACCTGATACACAGGTTCCAGGAGCAAAAGAAGGGGTTGCTGAAGAAGCCCCAAAACAAGCTACTTACAACGGTACTGTTGTATTCTCAGGAGAAAAACTTTCAGCTGAAGATGCTAAAAATCCATTGAATGCCATGAGCGTTATTAATACTGATGTATCTCTTGAAGGAGGAACTCTTGTTTTAAAAAGTGGAGCTGGTATTCTTGTAGACTCTTTTGTACAGAAAGATGGTTCTTTGATCATTATGGATGGTGGAACATCGATTATAACAAATGTTCCAGCTACTTCAAAGCCAAATTCCAAGGCTCCAGTTATAAAACCATCTTCTAATTCAGTTCCTGTTGTAAACATATTGTCTCGCTCTACAAATCCAAAGATTTTATCCGAGTTAGTAGCCTCCTCTTTGATGAACTTTAAACAAAAAGGTCTTTCCGCATCTGTTGTATCTGGCTCACAAGTAACAAACCCAGACGGATCCATTACAATCACCAACCTTGCTGTTAACTTAGACTCTCTAAGTGGAGGAAAAGTTATCACTCTTACTGCGACAGGAACAGGAAATGTTTCTATAACTGGAGATTTAAAATTCCAGGATAGCAGTCAGAATTTCTACGACAACCCGATGTTAAACAAAAACTTCTCCGCAAATATCTTAGATATTTCTACGGGACCTGGAGGAAAAGTAGATACTACTGGTTTCAATATGATTCCTCAAGGATCAACTAACTCTAATTCGGGTTATCAAGGAAAGTGGGAAGTTTCGGAAATTAAAGATCCTACTACTGGCAAAGTATCCTTTGAGCTCAAATGGATATCCACAGGTTACACACCCACTCCAGATCGCCGTGCAACTTTAGTGCCTAACAGCTTATGGTGCTCTGCTATTGATATTCGTGCTATTCAACAACTTGTTGAAGTTAGCACCGAAGGCGAAAACTTCCATAAGGGTATATGGATCTCAGGAATCTCTAACTTCTTCCATAGAGACTCTATGAAAATACAGAAAGGGTTCCGTCATATCAGTTCGGGATATGTTGTGGGCGCAAGCACACAACCGATCACTGATAAGGTTATTGATATTGCTTTCTGTCAGATGTTTGGCAAATCTAAAGATTATCACCTTGCAAAAACTAAATCGCATATCTATGCAGCATCTATCCATACAAAACGTGAAAAACTAATCAATCACTACAAGCTCGCGAATAAGAAGGGTTCTATCCTTACTAAACTTCCTGAGCAAATTCCTGTAATTTTTGATGCTCAACTTAGCTACAGTTTAAGTCATAACTCTATGACTACAAAACACACTCCCAATCCTTCATCAAGAGGTAAATGGAATAACCATTGTGTAGCTGGAGAACTAGGAAGCTATCTTCCTATAGTTATTGATAATCCATTTATTAAAGAGTTCTCTCCATTCATGAAACTTCATGTTGTCTTCGTACAGCAAGAAGATTTCAAAGAAACTAAAGGAAATGATGCAAATAGGAATTTCCAGAGTGCTCACTTTGTAAATATTTCTCTCCCTATTGGTATGAAGTTTGAGAAAACAAACAAGTATAACTTTTATAATATTAGCCTTATCTATCAGCCTGATATCTATCGTGATGCTCCAAAATCTAAAGTATTCTTACCCTCTATAGATACTGGATGGTCTACAGGAGCAACAAACTTAGCAAGACAAGCTTTAATAATTGACGGCTGTAATCATCACTATTTAACAGAGAGTTTTGAGGTCTTCTGTCATGGAGCTTTCGAACTGCGCGGATCTTCTAGAAATTACAACCTTGACCTAGGAGGTAGGTACAAATTCTAA
- a CDS encoding DUF378 domain-containing protein translates to MLGKLVRGLSSLIVVLCALNVGIIGLTHHKVNLIARLCGGASATATQITYIVIGIAGIISLISYCGCCSKKHQGGDCCTKGHTSHHCDPKN, encoded by the coding sequence ATGCTAGGCAAACTCGTTCGGGGACTATCCTCTCTTATTGTTGTTCTTTGTGCATTGAACGTAGGAATTATAGGATTAACTCATCATAAAGTAAACCTTATTGCTCGACTATGCGGAGGCGCAAGCGCAACAGCAACACAAATCACTTATATTGTTATTGGAATAGCCGGGATTATTTCTTTAATAAGCTATTGCGGTTGTTGTTCTAAGAAGCATCAAGGTGGAGACTGTTGTACAAAAGGTCATACATCTCATCATTGCGATCCTAAAAATTAG
- the gatC gene encoding Asp-tRNA(Asn)/Glu-tRNA(Gln) amidotransferase subunit GatC — translation MTQPYVTREEILLLAKSSALELSEELIQEYETSLNEVIGIMKASISMDVTDVVTEVGLSHVISPEDLREDVVASSFSREEFLINVPESLGGLVKVPTVIK, via the coding sequence ATGACACAACCCTATGTAACTAGAGAAGAAATTTTACTTTTAGCGAAGAGCTCGGCTTTAGAATTAAGTGAAGAGCTTATTCAAGAATATGAGACTTCGTTAAACGAAGTGATCGGCATTATGAAGGCATCTATTTCCATGGATGTAACAGATGTAGTTACTGAAGTTGGTTTATCTCATGTCATCAGCCCTGAAGATTTACGAGAAGATGTCGTCGCCTCAAGTTTCTCTCGTGAGGAGTTTCTTATTAATGTCCCCGAATCTTTAGGGGGATTAGTGAAAGTGCCCACAGTAATTAAGTAG
- the gatA gene encoding Asp-tRNA(Asn)/Glu-tRNA(Gln) amidotransferase subunit GatA, protein MYQKSALELRNAVVSGESSATAIAEYFYNRIKTEDSRIGAFLSLCQERAYEKAASVDAKRAKGEPLGKLAGVPIGIKDNIHIMGLRTTCASKMLENYIAPFDATVIERIEAEDGIILGKLNMDEFAMGSTTQYSAFHPTKNPWDLSCVPGGSSGGSAAAVSARFCPIALGSDTGGSIRQPAAFCGVVGFKPSYGAVSRYGLVAFGSSLDQIGPLTTVVEDVALAMDVFSGKDERDATSQKFFSGSFQDALSLEVPSLIGVPMGFLEGLRDDVKENFFESLNILERQGSRIVDIDLDILHHAVSVYYIVASAEATTNLARFDGIRYGYRSPEAHSMEDVYTISRVQGFGKEVMRRILLGNYVLSAERQSVYYKKGTAIRAKIIQAFQAAYEKCDVIAMPVCSCPAFADGDILDPISLYLQDIYTVAMNLAYLPAIAVPSGFSKEGLPLGFQVIGQKGKDQQVCQVGYSFQEHAGIKNLYPKGCNKLFDGEVK, encoded by the coding sequence ATGTATCAAAAGAGTGCCTTAGAGTTAAGAAATGCTGTGGTGAGCGGGGAATCTTCAGCTACAGCGATAGCAGAGTATTTTTATAATAGAATAAAAACGGAAGATAGTCGCATAGGTGCTTTTCTTTCTCTTTGCCAGGAAAGAGCCTATGAAAAAGCTGCTAGTGTAGATGCGAAACGTGCGAAGGGAGAACCTTTAGGGAAACTTGCAGGTGTGCCTATAGGGATAAAAGATAATATCCATATTATGGGATTGCGTACGACCTGTGCTTCTAAGATGTTGGAAAATTATATAGCACCTTTTGATGCTACTGTAATTGAACGCATAGAAGCTGAAGACGGGATTATTCTAGGTAAACTGAATATGGATGAGTTTGCCATGGGCTCTACAACTCAGTATTCTGCTTTTCATCCAACAAAAAATCCTTGGGATTTATCCTGTGTTCCTGGAGGGTCTTCCGGAGGATCTGCAGCTGCTGTTTCTGCAAGGTTTTGTCCTATAGCCTTAGGTTCCGATACAGGAGGTTCTATACGCCAGCCCGCAGCATTTTGTGGTGTCGTTGGATTTAAACCTTCATACGGTGCTGTGTCTCGTTACGGTTTAGTTGCTTTTGGTTCTTCGTTAGATCAGATAGGCCCTTTAACAACTGTTGTTGAAGACGTGGCTTTAGCTATGGACGTTTTCTCGGGTAAAGATGAAAGAGATGCTACTTCTCAAAAGTTCTTCTCAGGATCTTTCCAAGATGCATTATCCTTAGAAGTGCCTAGTTTAATTGGCGTGCCTATGGGATTTTTAGAAGGCTTGAGAGATGATGTTAAAGAGAACTTCTTTGAATCATTAAATATTTTAGAACGTCAAGGCAGTCGGATTGTTGATATAGACCTGGATATTTTACATCATGCTGTTTCTGTATATTATATAGTAGCTTCTGCAGAAGCTACTACAAATCTCGCAAGATTTGATGGTATTCGTTATGGTTACCGCTCTCCAGAAGCTCACAGTATGGAAGATGTCTACACCATTTCTCGTGTTCAAGGTTTTGGGAAGGAAGTTATGCGTAGGATCCTTTTAGGAAACTATGTGTTATCAGCAGAGCGTCAAAGCGTATACTATAAAAAAGGTACAGCAATTCGTGCGAAAATTATTCAAGCTTTCCAAGCAGCTTATGAAAAGTGTGATGTAATTGCTATGCCAGTATGTTCTTGCCCTGCATTTGCTGATGGAGATATTCTGGATCCCATCTCTCTATATCTACAAGATATCTATACTGTTGCTATGAATTTAGCCTATTTACCCGCTATAGCTGTTCCTTCAGGATTTTCTAAAGAAGGCTTACCTTTGGGATTTCAGGTAATTGGTCAGAAAGGCAAAGACCAGCAGGTATGTCAGGTAGGCTATAGTTTCCAAGAGCATGCAGGAATTAAGAATTTATACCCTAAAGGATGTAACAAACTTTTTGATGGAGAGGTGAAGTAA
- the gatB gene encoding Asp-tRNA(Asn)/Glu-tRNA(Gln) amidotransferase subunit GatB produces MSDVYADWESVIGLEVHVELNTKSKLFSCARNRFGDEPNTNISPVCTGMPGSLPVLNKEAVRKAILFGCAVQGEVALLSRFDRKSYFYPDSPRNFQITQFEHPIVRGGHVKAIVQGAERYFELAQAHIEDDAGMLKHFGEFAGVDYNRAGVPLIEIVSKPCMFCADDAVAYATALVSLLDYIGISDCNMEEGSVRFDVNVSVRPRGSEELRNKVEIKNMNSFAFMAQALEAERCRQIDAYLENPNKDPKTVIPGATYRWDPEKKKTVLMRLKERAEDYKYFIEPDLPVLQLTEAYINEIGTTLPELPYDKYQRYLHDYAIAEDIAAILIGDKHIANFFELAATECRNYRALSNWVTVEFAGRCKTQGKNLAFSGILPSSVAQLVNFIDKGVITGKIAKDLADMMMESPEKTPEAILKEHPEMLPMTDESALVAIIAEVLGANSQSVIDYKSGKTKALGFLVGQIMKRTQGKAPPNRVNELLLIELDK; encoded by the coding sequence ATGAGCGATGTTTATGCTGATTGGGAATCCGTCATAGGTCTTGAAGTCCATGTAGAGTTAAATACCAAATCAAAGTTATTTAGCTGTGCACGAAATCGTTTTGGTGATGAGCCTAATACGAATATCTCTCCTGTATGTACAGGAATGCCTGGGTCTTTGCCTGTATTGAATAAGGAAGCTGTAAGAAAGGCTATTTTATTTGGTTGTGCAGTTCAAGGTGAAGTAGCTTTGTTAAGCCGTTTTGATAGGAAGTCTTACTTTTATCCTGATAGTCCTAGGAATTTTCAAATTACGCAATTTGAGCATCCGATAGTACGTGGAGGACATGTAAAAGCTATTGTCCAAGGTGCGGAGCGTTATTTTGAACTTGCGCAAGCGCATATTGAAGATGATGCAGGGATGTTAAAACATTTCGGAGAATTTGCCGGAGTGGACTACAACCGAGCCGGTGTGCCTTTAATAGAGATTGTTTCTAAACCTTGTATGTTTTGTGCAGACGATGCTGTTGCTTATGCTACAGCTCTTGTATCTTTATTAGATTACATTGGGATTTCTGATTGTAATATGGAAGAGGGATCTGTGCGTTTTGATGTGAACGTTTCTGTACGCCCTCGAGGTAGTGAAGAGCTACGCAATAAGGTAGAAATTAAAAATATGAACTCGTTTGCTTTCATGGCACAAGCTTTAGAAGCAGAACGCTGCCGACAGATAGATGCCTATTTAGAAAATCCTAATAAAGATCCGAAAACTGTTATTCCTGGAGCGACATATCGTTGGGATCCTGAAAAGAAAAAAACGGTATTAATGCGTCTTAAAGAGCGAGCTGAGGATTATAAATATTTTATAGAACCCGATCTTCCTGTGTTGCAGTTAACAGAAGCGTATATCAATGAAATCGGCACTACACTGCCTGAGCTTCCTTATGACAAATATCAAAGATATTTGCATGATTATGCGATTGCTGAGGATATCGCTGCCATCTTAATTGGTGATAAGCATATTGCAAACTTCTTTGAGTTAGCCGCTACAGAATGTAGGAATTACCGGGCCCTTTCTAACTGGGTGACTGTAGAATTTGCTGGCCGTTGTAAAACACAAGGTAAGAACCTTGCCTTTTCAGGTATTCTTCCTAGCAGCGTAGCTCAGCTTGTCAATTTTATTGATAAAGGAGTGATTACCGGAAAGATTGCTAAAGATCTTGCCGATATGATGATGGAATCCCCAGAAAAGACTCCTGAAGCCATTCTTAAAGAGCATCCTGAGATGTTGCCAATGACAGATGAAAGTGCTTTAGTTGCGATTATAGCTGAAGTGTTAGGTGCGAACTCACAATCCGTTATTGATTATAAGAGTGGTAAAACTAAGGCTTTAGGGTTTTTAGTTGGCCAGATTATGAAACGTACTCAAGGAAAAGCTCCTCCAAATAGGGTGAATGAGCTTTTGCTTATTGAATTGGATAAATAA